Proteins encoded together in one Plasmodium brasilianum strain Bolivian I chromosome 4, whole genome shotgun sequence window:
- a CDS encoding adenylosuccinate lyase has translation MEHLQNISPIDGRYRKSCREISAFFSEYALIKYRILVEIKWLLFLNEREFFFKKLSENSERRLSELSNVTDDDITRVKKIEEETNHDVKAIEYFIKEKITGIEDEELINIKEYVHYLCTSEDINNLAYALSVKLCINNIIIPILEKIMKKLKELASDYANVSLLSKTHGQPASATTFGKELANFFSRMYNHINCLKNIKVYGKFNGAVGNFNAHKIADNNIDWVSSIKYFVEKYFQLNYGLYCTQIQDHDYICELCDSLARINSTLLDLSIDIWLYISNNLLKLKVVQKEIGSSTMPHKVNPIDFENAEGNLHLANALFKLFSSKLPISRLQRDLSDSTILRNLGTSFSYSLIAYKSLLKGLSKIDIDKRNIDEELNHHWSTLAEPIQIIMKKYNFMDAYEELKKFTRGKIINKEIMQEFIKTKCNFLPPHVMEELMNLTPSKYIGYADYLALNVQELTENFHLQYHQ, from the coding sequence ATGGAGCACCTGCAAAACATCTCTCCCATTGACGGTAGGTACAGAAAGTCATGTCGCGAAATTTCGGCATTCTTTTCTGAGTACGctctaataaaatatagaattCTGGTCGAGATAAAATGGCTGTTATTTCTAAATGAGagagaatttttttttaaaaagttaagtGAAAATTCGGAAAGGCGACTGAGCGAGTTAAGTAATGTAACAGATGACGATATTAcaagagtaaaaaaaatagaagaggAAACAAACCATGATGTTAAGGCtatagaatattttataaaagaaaagattaCAGGTATTGAAGATGaggaattaataaatataaaggaatatgttcattatttatgtacaagTGAAGATATAAACAATTTGGCATATGCTTTAAGTGTAAAGCTAtgcattaataatattataataccgatattagaaaaaataatgaaaaaattaaaagagtTAGCTTCTGATTATGCGAATGTTTCTTTACTTTCCAAAACACATGGACAACCGGCATCTGCTACTACATTTGGAAAGGAACTagccaattttttttcacgaatgtataatcatataaattgtttaaaaaatattaaagtatATGGCAAATTTAATGGAGCTGTAGGAAATTTCAATGCCCATAAAATTGCagataataatattgatTGGGTTTCaagtattaaatatttcgTTGAGAAATATTTCCAATTAAATTATGGTTTATATTGTACACAAATACAAGATCATGATTATATTTGTGAACTATGTGATAGTTTAGCACGTATAAATTCGACTCTACTTGATTTATCTATAGATATATGGTTGTACAtttctaataatttattaaaattaaaagtagtacaaaaagaaataggAAGTAGCACAATGCCGCATAAAGTTAACCCTATCGATTTTGAAAATGCAGAAGGGAATCTACATTTAGCAAATGCgctttttaaattatttagttCGAAATTGCCAATTAGTAGACTGCAAAGAGATCTATCTGACTCAACAATTTTGAGAAATTTAGGCACCTCTTTTTCGTACTCACTTATTGCATATAAATCATTATTAAAAGGGCTATCCAAAATTGATATAGACAAAAGAAATATAGATGAAGAACTAAATCATCATTGGTCAACTCTAGCAGAACctattcaaataattatgaaaaaatataattttatggaTGCATATGAagagttaaaaaaatttactagaggaaaaattattaacaaagaAATTATGcaagaatttataaaaacaaaatgtaaTTTCTTGCCACCACATGTTATGGAAGAGTTAATGAATTTGACACCAAGCAAATACATTGGCTATGCGGACTACTTAGCCCTTAATGTACAGGAGCTTACggaaaattttcatttgcaGTATCATCAGTGA
- a CDS encoding DNA-directed RNA polymerase III subunit RPC10: MAFFCPNCHNIVLVHIESGVYFYCKTCNFKYKVKNKIYNKFDCKEYNKNIPLDAVDMNNKNMSKTQAICPKCTNDEAYFYSLQIRSADEPSTIFYVCVKSLISFLKVRNNENNENNDNNENNDNTENNDNNANNDNNDNNENNDNTENNDNNDNNENNDNTENNDNNANNDNNDNN; encoded by the exons ATGGCGTTCTTCTGTCCGAACTGCCACAACATTGTTTTAGTACACATCGAGAGCGgagtttatttttattgtaaaacatgcaattttaagtataaggtaaaaaataaaatatataacaaatttgATTGCAaagaatataacaaaaatattccttTAGATGCTGTTGACATGAACAATAAAAACATGTCCAAAACacaag CCATATGTCCAAAATGCACGAATGACGAAGCTTACTTTTACAGCCTACAAATCAGATCCGCAGATGAACCGAGCACAATCTTTTACGTTTGCGTAAAGT CACTAATTTCTTTCTTAAAAGTGCGTaacaatgaaaataatgaaaataatgataataatgaaaataatgataatactgaaaataatgataataatgcaaataatgataataatgataataatgaaaataatgataatactgaaaataatgataataatgataataatgaaaataatgataatactgaaaataatgataataatgcaaataatgataataatgataataattaa